The Chryseobacterium sp. LJ668 genome segment CAGTTCTACTTTTGAAGCTCCTGCATCAATGGCGTTTTCCAAAAGTTCTTTTACAATCGAAGCGGGGCGCTGCACCACTTCACCTGCTGCAATTTGGTTGGCTACATGATCCGGTAAAAGCTGAATAATATCTGACATAAAAGGTAAATGAACTTACAAAAATAGTCAAAGGAAATAAGAATTAAAATAATTAAGGGATGAATTAAAAATTAAGTCTGCTCATCAGCCGGTTAGAATAATAAAAGCCCCCATTTGCAAAGCAAATAGAGGCACAAAACTAAAGTATATACGATTTGTGTTGTAATTGATTTAAGTCTTTTCCAAGATAAGCTTAGACTTCTTTTTAGGACTGGTGTTGATAAAGACTTCACCATTACCGTGAATCTTATCATACATAAATGCCATAAAATTTGGCTTGTTATACATTTTCGCATAACGGTAGTTGGTTCTGAAATGTCTGATATTAATCTTATAAAAGTCATATCCTATTACAACCAATAAACATAAACTTATGATGTAAAACACGCTAAATTCCAATGAGTAATAAACCAATCCTGAGAAGATCGCACCTAAAACATATGCAAACATAACGCTTGATAAAAGCTTTGCTCTTGCAATCAACTCAGGATTTTTTCTGTATTTTTTATGGGTAAACATAGACATCAAAATTCCTAAATCGGTAGTTGTTCCGGTAAGGTGGGTAGTTTTTACCAAAAAGTTGGATATACTTGCTGTCAAACCATTTTGTAAGCCAGTTGCAAAAAGCATTAAGGCTACCAGAACTTCGGCTTCTTCAAGAGTTTTTTGGTAATAAAACTGTCCATAAAAACCAACCCCGACGAGACACAGAATCTCTAAAACAATTGGCATTGCGTGTGCGAAATATTTACTTTTCTTGTTAAAATTGATGACGAAAAAGTTTGCTGTAAAACTCCCGAAAAAAAACAGTAAAATCCATGCGCCAACGATGGCAACCTGCGACCAGTTTCCTTTACTGATCTCTGCTGCAAAAACAGCGTAGTGTCCCGTTACATTTGTGGTGAAGGAAAGGAATATCAATAGAGATGCAATATTTATAGTTCCTGCCGTAAAAGCAGTCAGCGTGCCCAGTCTTATATTGTCTCCCAATGTCCTGCTGTTACTATAATTTCTTAACATTTTTCTAATTTTAAATAGTTATTATTCAATTTAAACTTCAACAAAAACTTCTGCCAACCTTCCTCTTTCAGGCATGGATTCAGGAACTTCAAGTGGTATTTCCTTTACCTGAATGTTCTTTGCCTTTTTGATGTAAGGAGCTAGATCAAATCTGCCATTAGCATTTTTATTTTTTAAAAAAAGTGTGTAATATGCCTCCTGAATATTTTCGGCTTTTAGATAATTATCAAATGCTTTTTGGAAGCTTCCCGAGAATACATCGCAAAATATTTTGTTAACCAGATGTGGGTATTTGTTTTTGATAATGCCGTATGCATCGCAGAATTCTTTTGATCTGATTTTACTGAAAACTGTTCCTTTGGTATTAAATAAAAGATCTCTGATAGAATCTCCCATGTCGTAACCCGTTACAAGCAAAATGTTGTATCGCGTGTCCAGTTCTTCAGTGTTTTTTTGTTTTAAAACTTTCTTTAGAATATTTAGAGATTCTAGGGAAAAGTCTGTTGCAATTAAAATAGTCCTGATCATATCTTTAGATTTAGTGATTATCGATTTTGATAATACAAAACTATATCTGTAAGATTAGAAAATCTTTGGAACCGAATTAAAATGTGATTAAAGAGATTAAAATGAGATTAGAATTTTCATTTCGAAATTGCTTCGTTCTGAAGCTAAGATTGGTTTTCTGTATGCTGAGTTGCATCAATAGTAGGAAAACGAAGCTGTACGGTGGTTCCCTGATTTTCCTGTGAACTCACTATTAGTTCGCCGTTATGCATTCTCACGATGTTTCTGGCGAGCGGAAGACCAATGCCGTAGCCTTCATAATTTTTGGTATTTGAAGCCCTGAAAAAAGGATCGTAAATTTTGTCCATTTCCATTTCCGGGATACCGATTCCGGTGTCTTTTACGATGATGTAAACATCTGTATCTGTTGCGCCTAGTGAAACTTTTACTTGCTGAAAATTGGAGTATTTGCAGCCATTATTCACAATATTTGCAACCGCGAGGTGAAGAAGTTGTTCATTTCCCTGCACTTTCAGTTTTTTAGGATTGTCGGGCAGCATGCTGATGTCGAGATAAATATTATTTCGGGAATCTATTTTTCTGATGGTTTCAATAACATCCCAAAGCAACTGATCAATTCTCACTTTATCAATTTTCTGAATTTTCCCGTCAAAACCGGTTTGGGCAATAATAAGTAAAGCTTTGATTTTTTTATCCAACTTTTCGGCTTCATCGAGGATAATTTCCAAAGTCTCCTTATATTCATCAGCAGTTCGGTTGATAGATAAGGCAACATCAGCTTCTCCCATGATTGAAGTTAACGGCGTTCTGAGCTCATGAGAAACATTCCCGATGAGGTGATTTTGAGTTTCGAAGGAAGTTTCAATTCTTGTCAACATGGTATTGAAGGTATCTACCAACTCATTTAGTTCTCTGTTGTCCGGTTGAGGCTCCAGCCTTAAGTGTAAATTTTCAGAGCTGATCTGCTTTACTTTTCCGGTGATTTTAAGAATAGGTTTAAATAAAGTTTTAGACAAATAAAAGGAGAAAATCATACTGAAAAAGATAGAGAGTACCATGCAGGTAATGATTGTTCTCTTCAAAAAGCCTAGATAATAAACGACATAATGATTTTTTGCAGAGGCAATGGCTATGTATTCTTTCTGATTAAATTTAAAGGATTGGCCGATATAATAGAACTCTTTATCATTGTAATTAGCTTCTCCTTTTCTGATGATATTTTTAAAAAATGTATCGGGAATATGGACTTCCTTAGAAATATTTTTGAAATTTGAATCTGCAGGAACTGCAAAAACATAATCGCGTTCCATAGGAAGTTCTTCGTCATTCAGGCCGTTGAGAATATGATTCTCCGGAAGATCAAGGCGCTGTTTACTTTTCTCAATCTGAACGATCGTCGTTGTACGGATTTTCAGTAATTCATAAAACCTCTGGTGCGAAAAATTAACAATAGAAAAATAGACCAAGCCGCCAAACAGCGAAATGACAGTTATAAAAACAACCATCAAAAGCACCATCGTTTTGGTCTGATTTGTCATCACTTTATTAGGCATTTCTACGGTTTTTTCAAAACATAACCCATTCCGATCACGGTGTGAATGAGCTTTTTATCATCCTGATTATCAATTTTCTTTCGTAAATAATTCACATAGACATCTACTACATTGGTTCCCAATTCATAATTGACGCCCCAAACTGCATCCAGAATTTCGGCTCTTGAGATCACTTTTTCGGGATTGTTGAGGAAATACATCAACAGTTTGTATTCGGTGGTTGTTAGAGAAATTTCTTCTCCTGCGCGAGTTACTTTTTTTGTGTAATCGTTTACTGTTAAGTCTGAGAATTTAAAAAGATATTCATTATAATCTTCTTCCTCTTCTTCCTGTGCAGCAATAGGAACGCTTCTTCTTAATAATGATTTGATTCGTGCAACTAGTTCAATAAACTTAAACGGTTTTACCAAATAATCGTCACCACCGCTTTCTAAGCCAAGAACTATGTTTTCCGAACTTCCTAAAGCCGTTAAAAAAAGAATAGGAACGTGTTTGTTAGTTTTTCTGATCTCTTTACAGACATCCAAACCGTTCATTTCGGGAAGCATGATGTCTAAAATCACCAGGTCAAAATCATTTTCCTGCACGAGACTGACTCCCGTGCGACCATCAAAAGCCACAGAAACTTCATATCCTTTTTCCTGAAGTCCTTTTTTAATAAAAGAAACTACGCTGGTTTCATCTTCGATGAGAACAATTTTTTTCATAATGCAACGAGTTTCACAAAAATAGGGAAAAGAGAATTAATGCGGAAAAAGACGAAGCAAGATTCGCCTTGAAATAAATAATATGTGGAAGAGTGTGAGTGTGGATGGCGAAGGGTAAAAACAAAAAAAGCGAAGAGAAATCTTCGCTTTCCTTATTCTGAATCCTTCAACATTCCGAGTTCTCCAAAATGTTTTTTGAATTTCTGAATTTTTGGACCAACCACCGCGCTGCAGTAGGGTTGATTAGGATTCACATTATAATATCCTTGATGATATTGCTCTGCTGCCCAGAATTTTTCAAATGGTGCCAATTCTGTTACGTATTCTCCTGACCATTTTCCTGTCGCTTCAGATGCTTTGATGGCGTTTTCAGCTCTTTGCTTTTCTGCATCATCTTTGTAGAAAATTACAGAACGATATTGAGTTCCGATGTCATTTCCCTGTCTGTTAAGTTGGGTAGGATCATGAAGGAAGAAAAAGACATCCATCAGTTGATCATAAGAAATGATTGCCGGATCGTAAGTAATCTGCACAACTTCAGCATGTCCCGTTTCTCCGGTACAAATCTCTTCATAGGTCGGATTGTCCTTATGGCCACCCGAATATCCGGAAATTGCAGATTCTACACCTTTCAACATATTAAAACAGCTTTCCACACACCAGAAACATCCTCCTCCGAATGTGATTTGCTGTAAATTATTTTTATCCATTTTGTATTGATTTTAAGTATAAATAGATCTTTTAAGAACTTTTTTAGGTTGATTTTAAACTTTTTAAAAATAAGAAAAAATTGAGCCAAACAAAGGTTTAAACACAAATTGCAATGATAGATTTGGCAAATAATCTAAATGAATTAATTAATAACAACAACAAAAAAAGCATCCTCAAAAAGAATGCTCATATATTTTTATTTGATTAAATTATTTTTCCCAAACCAAAGCACTTGCTCCTAAAATTGCAGCGTCTGCTTCGTCCAGTTCACTGAAAACCAATCTCACCTTATTCCGGAAAATAGGTAAAAGATTTCTTTCCATGTGAAGTTTTGCAGGTTTTAAAATGAAATCTCCCGCTTTGATCACACCTCCGAACAGCAAAATAGCTTCCGGAGAGGAAAACATTACAAAATTGGCTAAAGCCTCACCTAATTTCTGACCGGTATACCTGAAAACTTCAATAGCCACAGGATCTTCTTTCACAGCACATTCATGCACAGTTTTAGAATTGATGGCATCTTCAGGATATAGATTGAGCATAGAATCAGGAAATTCTGCCCTCATCTTCTTGGCCGTAATGGTAATTCCGGTTGCAGAGGCATAAGCCTCGAGACTTCCTTCAGAACCTGTGCTCCAGTGTTTTCTACCACCCGGTTTTACGATGGTGTGCCCGAGTTCTCCGGCAAACCCATCGTGTCCATAGATTAAATGTCCGCTGGAAACAATTCCGCTTCCTACACCTGTGCCTAAAGTAATCATGATAAAATCTTTCATGCCTCTTGCGGCACCATACATCATTTCACCAAGAGCAGCGGCATTGGCATCATTGGTCATTTTGCAGGGTTGTCCGAATTTTTCAGTCATTAAATCTGCAAACTGAATTATACCTTTCCATGGGAGATTAGGCGCCTGCTCGATGGTTCCTCTGTAGTAGTTTGCGTTGGGCGCCCCTACTCCGATTCCTTCCATCATTTTTCCTTCTGCATGCTCATCAATTAATGGCTGAATATTCTCATGCAGCGCATCAATAAATGCTTCCGGAGTTGCATATTCATCCGTTGAAATAGAACCTTTTGCTAAAATCTGGCCTCGGTGATTCACTAAACCAAATTTAGTATTGGTTCCACCGATATCGATACCTAATGCAACCTGTTTTGACAAATCTACTACTGACATTTTCTTATTGTATAATTTCGAGGCAATAAATTTATAAAAAAGATTGTATTAACAATGATTAATATAGAATATTATTAAAAAATTATGAGATCGCTTTTTTTGTCTTTTTCCTCCGTCCCCACCAGATCATGAAGCCTGTAACCGGAAGTGAAGCACAGATAATGCTGACCACGAATGCGATAATTTTTGTAGGTAAACCTAAAACAGATCCTACATGAATATCATAATTGGCTGCAACCGCTTTCTCTCCTAAGTCTTTATCTTCATGGTCATGCGTGTGTAATAGTTCACCAGAATTTTCGTCAAAAATCAAACTGCTGTTTTTATGATAAGAATAAGATAAATGTTTTACAAAAACCGAAAAATTAGGATGCTCATGATCGTCCATATGAGGATGTCCCAAATCTACTGAGAAACCATAAGAATGAGGATATTTTTCTTGTACGGTATGGATTACTTTATCTAAGGTGGTTGCCGTTCTTGTCTCGATAGGAGCTTTGGTAGTAATGTGTGAAAAATCCGGATATGCAGTATTTCCTCCCGAAAAAACAACGTAGATCATCGCCTGAACAACAAAGAAGGCATAGAATAAACCTGTGACGGAAAAAATTAATGCAAATATCGAAGCGTAAAACCCTAAAATATTGTGAAGGTCATAGTTTTTTCTCTTCCAGCTTTTGATATTGTTCCATTTAAATGAAAATCTTTGTTTTCGCGCTGCTTTATTTTTTGGCCACCACAGGATAATTCCTGAAATAAGCATAAAAATAAAAATGATGACCGGAATTCCTACAACATATTTCCCCCAGTCTTGTTTTAGTAAAAAGCTCCAGTGAATTGACTTTACAATCTGAAAAAAACCATTTTTTTCGTCATATGTTCTTAATACTTTTCCGGTATAGGGATTGACGTAGGCAACCTTGTATATAGGAAATTCGTCAAAATAATTCCATGCTGTGGTATTGTGCTCGTACCAATAAAACTGGTAAGACATTGTTTTGTCTATAGGAACGTTAACCCAATGGATTTTATATTTTTCCTTAAGTTGAGCGTCTACTTTTTTTTCTAGGACACGAATCGGTAAAATCTGTTTCTGATTAATATTTACTTCATGATGATAAATGACATCTTTACGGGTGAAGTTTTCGATTTCGTCTTTAAATACAAATAAAGTTCCCGTTACAGAAACAATAAATATGATCAAACCGATTGAAAGCCCTAACCAAAGGTGCAATCGGCCCATCCATTTTTTTAAAAGGCTTGGTCTCTTTTTATGGTGATGTTTTTTCTTCATTAATTCCTGGAGTTGTCAAATATATCAGTTCTGCTTTTATTTAGATTAAATACAATTTACGAAAGCTGTGAGTTTTAATCTGAATAAATCTGCCAAACTTATTTGCTGAGTTTGGCAGATGGATTTAATTAAAATTTGTAAGCGATTGTTCCTAAGAAGTTCGCTAAAATTTGCGGGTTAGCGGTTGAGTATCCTGTCCAATAGTGCTCACTGGTAATGTTGTCTACTTTAACTCCAATTCTGAATTTCTTGGCATCGTAAAATGCGTTGGCATTCAAAACGAAGTATTTTGGTAAAATGAAATCTCCTGTTACATTATTGTCACTGGCATAATTTCCACCAAATCCGAATCCAAGACCTTTTGCTTTTCCATCAACAAATTGATAGGCTAGGTTGAAATTTGCATTCCAGAAAGAACCCGCTGTTGTTGGTCTAAAATCTGTTGATTCATCCACCGTATCGTTGTAAGCCAAACCGCCGACCAGTGAAAAACCTTTTACAAGGTATGCATTAACTTCCAATTCAAATCCTTTACTGAGTGTAGATGCGGCCTGCTGTTGTACTGAAACAAAGTTCGGAGCATACTCTCCCGTGTACAGGAGTTGATTTTTCACTTTAATATTATAGTAAGAAACCGTTGCATTGAATCTATTTTTGAATAAACTCGCTTTGAAACCACCTTCAAACTGATTTCCTGTTTCAGGATCAGAAAGTGATGTATTGCCAATTACATCAGAAGTATAGTATCCGTTAGACTTGAAAGAGTTTTGATAGTTTCCGAAAACAGAGAAGGTACCTTTCACTATTTCGTAAACAATTCCTGCTTTTGGTGAAAATGCGGATTGGTTGAATGCTTTCTCAGCATTTGGTCCGGCCGTTCCTCCCAGATAATCGTTATTTTCATAACGAAGGCCTGCCATAATGTGCAAATTTGCGATCGGAGTAAATAAGTTGGAAACATATCCTGAATAAGTATTCAAATCTCTTAAATAATCATAAGTAGAAAAATTTGCAGAATTTGCATAAAGTGCAGACAAAGCGTCGGCATTCATTCCGGAATAATCTGCACCTGAAGCTGCTACAGCATCAAAATTAGAGTTCAAATATTTGTAACGTAATCTTTCTGTTGTTCTCATATAATCAAAACCAACAACGGTTTTGTTTTTCATCCCATTTGAAAAATCATAATTGAAGTTGAAGTTTTGTTGAATTTGGAACCAAGATTTTTTACTGTCGTTTGTAGATTGGTCGGCTCTTGCAACATTATATGAAGAAGATGCAACATCATAAGCAATCGAAAAATAAGGGTTGTAACCGTCAGAATAAGAATCAGAATTATTGATGTAAGTATTTGAGGTGATATTGTCGGTAATCTTCCATTTTACATTTCCGAAA includes the following:
- a CDS encoding YoaK family protein, with the protein product MLRNYSNSRTLGDNIRLGTLTAFTAGTINIASLLIFLSFTTNVTGHYAVFAAEISKGNWSQVAIVGAWILLFFFGSFTANFFVINFNKKSKYFAHAMPIVLEILCLVGVGFYGQFYYQKTLEEAEVLVALMLFATGLQNGLTASISNFLVKTTHLTGTTTDLGILMSMFTHKKYRKNPELIARAKLLSSVMFAYVLGAIFSGLVYYSLEFSVFYIISLCLLVVIGYDFYKINIRHFRTNYRYAKMYNKPNFMAFMYDKIHGNGEVFINTSPKKKSKLILEKT
- a CDS encoding sensor histidine kinase, coding for MPNKVMTNQTKTMVLLMVVFITVISLFGGLVYFSIVNFSHQRFYELLKIRTTTIVQIEKSKQRLDLPENHILNGLNDEELPMERDYVFAVPADSNFKNISKEVHIPDTFFKNIIRKGEANYNDKEFYYIGQSFKFNQKEYIAIASAKNHYVVYYLGFLKRTIITCMVLSIFFSMIFSFYLSKTLFKPILKITGKVKQISSENLHLRLEPQPDNRELNELVDTFNTMLTRIETSFETQNHLIGNVSHELRTPLTSIMGEADVALSINRTADEYKETLEIILDEAEKLDKKIKALLIIAQTGFDGKIQKIDKVRIDQLLWDVIETIRKIDSRNNIYLDISMLPDNPKKLKVQGNEQLLHLAVANIVNNGCKYSNFQQVKVSLGATDTDVYIIVKDTGIGIPEMEMDKIYDPFFRASNTKNYEGYGIGLPLARNIVRMHNGELIVSSQENQGTTVQLRFPTIDATQHTENQS
- a CDS encoding response regulator transcription factor translates to MKKIVLIEDETSVVSFIKKGLQEKGYEVSVAFDGRTGVSLVQENDFDLVILDIMLPEMNGLDVCKEIRKTNKHVPILFLTALGSSENIVLGLESGGDDYLVKPFKFIELVARIKSLLRRSVPIAAQEEEEEDYNEYLFKFSDLTVNDYTKKVTRAGEEISLTTTEYKLLMYFLNNPEKVISRAEILDAVWGVNYELGTNVVDVYVNYLRKKIDNQDDKKLIHTVIGMGYVLKKP
- the msrA gene encoding peptide-methionine (S)-S-oxide reductase MsrA; the protein is MDKNNLQQITFGGGCFWCVESCFNMLKGVESAISGYSGGHKDNPTYEEICTGETGHAEVVQITYDPAIISYDQLMDVFFFLHDPTQLNRQGNDIGTQYRSVIFYKDDAEKQRAENAIKASEATGKWSGEYVTELAPFEKFWAAEQYHQGYYNVNPNQPYCSAVVGPKIQKFKKHFGELGMLKDSE
- a CDS encoding ROK family protein, with product MSVVDLSKQVALGIDIGGTNTKFGLVNHRGQILAKGSISTDEYATPEAFIDALHENIQPLIDEHAEGKMMEGIGVGAPNANYYRGTIEQAPNLPWKGIIQFADLMTEKFGQPCKMTNDANAAALGEMMYGAARGMKDFIMITLGTGVGSGIVSSGHLIYGHDGFAGELGHTIVKPGGRKHWSTGSEGSLEAYASATGITITAKKMRAEFPDSMLNLYPEDAINSKTVHECAVKEDPVAIEVFRYTGQKLGEALANFVMFSSPEAILLFGGVIKAGDFILKPAKLHMERNLLPIFRNKVRLVFSELDEADAAILGASALVWEK
- a CDS encoding PepSY-associated TM helix domain-containing protein produces the protein MKKKHHHKKRPSLLKKWMGRLHLWLGLSIGLIIFIVSVTGTLFVFKDEIENFTRKDVIYHHEVNINQKQILPIRVLEKKVDAQLKEKYKIHWVNVPIDKTMSYQFYWYEHNTTAWNYFDEFPIYKVAYVNPYTGKVLRTYDEKNGFFQIVKSIHWSFLLKQDWGKYVVGIPVIIFIFMLISGIILWWPKNKAARKQRFSFKWNNIKSWKRKNYDLHNILGFYASIFALIFSVTGLFYAFFVVQAMIYVVFSGGNTAYPDFSHITTKAPIETRTATTLDKVIHTVQEKYPHSYGFSVDLGHPHMDDHEHPNFSVFVKHLSYSYHKNSSLIFDENSGELLHTHDHEDKDLGEKAVAANYDIHVGSVLGLPTKIIAFVVSIICASLPVTGFMIWWGRRKKTKKAIS
- a CDS encoding TonB-dependent siderophore receptor, with amino-acid sequence MKKLLVCASLLGSMISFAQEKDSVNLKNIEEVIINKMVKKLDTESSNKMPISFIENPQVYSSIDKGILENQNIFTVDDAYRNVTGLQKMWNPTGRAGDGGSFFVLRGFPSQASTRNGVVAPVTSTIDAINVETLEFLKGPVGTLYGSTVASYGGLINRVTKKPQQNFFGAVSASAGSYNTYRATADINAPITKDLLFRVNTAYTNEGNFTKPNAGNQYTTFAPSLTWNVSDKVQLNVDYELFRNRVTANPYFFYLSPKSLNGIDNMKDLEKVAGLDYKESYTGKDLYMTARNSNIFGNVKWKITDNITSNTYINNSDSYSDGYNPYFSIAYDVASSSYNVARADQSTNDSKKSWFQIQQNFNFNYDFSNGMKNKTVVGFDYMRTTERLRYKYLNSNFDAVAASGADYSGMNADALSALYANSANFSTYDYLRDLNTYSGYVSNLFTPIANLHIMAGLRYENNDYLGGTAGPNAEKAFNQSAFSPKAGIVYEIVKGTFSVFGNYQNSFKSNGYYTSDVIGNTSLSDPETGNQFEGGFKASLFKNRFNATVSYYNIKVKNQLLYTGEYAPNFVSVQQQAASTLSKGFELEVNAYLVKGFSLVGGLAYNDTVDESTDFRPTTAGSFWNANFNLAYQFVDGKAKGLGFGFGGNYASDNNVTGDFILPKYFVLNANAFYDAKKFRIGVKVDNITSEHYWTGYSTANPQILANFLGTIAYKF